A stretch of Paraburkholderia phenazinium DNA encodes these proteins:
- a CDS encoding HlyD family secretion protein, producing MSATLPVNEAGAAPARRSPTRRLLMAAGLIALIAAAAWGVRWWTVGRFIQGTDDAYLQADSMTVAPKVSGYVAEVLVGDNQTVAVGQPLVRLDSRQYEAALEQSNATVAARRADILRGEAELAQQQASIGEARAQLDGAVSNEAHALAQVKRYEPLAATGAETEERVADLRNSARQATATRAADAAALQVAERQVANLQAQIQQAHAQLDAAVASTQQSQLDEQDTVVRSTIAGRVGDRTVRIGQYVQPGTRLMTIVPVQDVYLTANFKETQIGLMRVGQPATIRVDALPGEDLHGTVDSFSPGTGSQFALLPAQNATGNFTKIVQRVPVKIHIAAGPETRKVLLPGLSVNVEVDTRGARDTAERMERENGRG from the coding sequence ATGTCGGCCACCCTTCCCGTCAACGAAGCTGGAGCTGCGCCCGCGCGCCGCTCCCCCACACGCCGGCTACTCATGGCGGCCGGGCTGATCGCCCTGATCGCCGCGGCCGCGTGGGGCGTGCGCTGGTGGACGGTGGGACGCTTTATCCAGGGTACTGACGACGCCTACCTGCAAGCCGATAGTATGACTGTTGCACCCAAGGTGTCAGGGTACGTGGCTGAAGTGTTGGTTGGCGACAACCAGACGGTTGCGGTCGGACAGCCGCTCGTGCGGCTCGACAGCCGCCAGTACGAAGCGGCGTTGGAACAGTCCAACGCCACCGTGGCCGCGCGCCGGGCCGACATTCTGCGCGGCGAGGCCGAACTGGCGCAGCAGCAGGCGAGCATCGGCGAGGCGCGGGCGCAACTCGATGGCGCGGTGTCGAACGAGGCGCATGCGCTCGCCCAGGTCAAGCGCTACGAACCGCTTGCCGCAACGGGAGCAGAGACCGAAGAACGTGTGGCCGATCTGCGCAACTCGGCTCGCCAGGCTACTGCCACGCGCGCCGCTGACGCCGCAGCGCTGCAGGTCGCCGAGCGTCAGGTCGCGAATCTGCAGGCGCAGATCCAGCAGGCTCATGCGCAACTCGACGCAGCCGTCGCCTCCACGCAACAGTCGCAGCTTGACGAGCAGGACACCGTGGTACGCAGCACGATCGCGGGTCGCGTCGGCGACCGCACAGTGCGCATCGGCCAGTATGTGCAGCCGGGCACGCGTCTGATGACCATCGTGCCGGTGCAGGACGTGTATCTGACGGCCAATTTCAAGGAAACGCAGATTGGCCTGATGCGGGTTGGTCAGCCGGCGACGATCCGGGTCGACGCGTTACCGGGCGAAGATCTGCACGGCACCGTGGACAGCTTCTCGCCCGGCACGGGTTCGCAGTTCGCGTTGTTGCCCGCGCAGAACGCGACCGGCAACTTCACGAAGATCGTGCAGCGCGTGCCGGTGAAGATCCACATCGCGGCCGGTCCTGAAACGCGCAAGGTATTGCTGCCGGGTCTCTCGGTGAACGTGGAGGTGGACACACGCGGCGCCCGCGATACCGCCGAGCGCATGGAACGGGAAAACGGACGTGGCTAA
- a CDS encoding CerR family C-terminal domain-containing protein — protein MSPAPRHRHAIDGGYQRGEETRARIVDAALALFGEYGFDGASTRDIAERAGVNAPAIGYYFDNKEGVYLACIEHIVSRVWAQILEPVEAAEKALANNVDDDGLIEAFCAIQASIAQFMFTSTESDDWRLFMAREQAGHGPSSGFELIDKKISCRLTNISATIVGRLLGRPADDEETLIRTLTLNGPVVAFHIHGRKSLRVLGWDAVDATRLATLMRIIKEQTVTLMRSMTALRDRQPSGAPKAAGVKAINSKRVQR, from the coding sequence ATGTCCCCTGCCCCGAGACATCGCCACGCAATCGATGGCGGCTACCAGCGCGGCGAAGAAACCCGCGCACGCATCGTCGACGCGGCGCTCGCGCTGTTCGGCGAATATGGCTTCGACGGCGCCTCGACGCGCGACATCGCCGAGCGCGCGGGCGTCAACGCACCGGCCATCGGCTATTACTTCGACAATAAGGAAGGGGTCTACCTGGCGTGCATCGAGCACATCGTCTCGCGGGTCTGGGCACAGATCCTCGAACCCGTCGAGGCAGCCGAGAAAGCGCTGGCGAACAATGTCGACGACGACGGGCTGATCGAAGCGTTCTGCGCGATCCAGGCAAGCATTGCCCAGTTCATGTTCACCTCGACCGAATCGGACGACTGGCGCCTGTTCATGGCGCGTGAGCAAGCCGGCCACGGTCCGTCATCGGGATTCGAGTTGATTGACAAAAAGATCAGTTGCCGCCTGACCAATATCAGCGCGACGATTGTCGGACGCCTGCTTGGACGTCCTGCAGATGATGAAGAGACGCTGATTCGCACGCTAACGCTCAACGGACCGGTCGTCGCGTTTCACATCCACGGGCGCAAATCGCTGAGAGTGCTGGGATGGGACGCTGTCGACGCAACCAGGCTCGCGACGCTGATGCGCATCATCAAGGAGCAAACGGTCACGCTCATGCGAAGCATGACCGCGTTGAGAGACAGGCAACCTTCAGGTGCACCCAAGGCGGCCGGCGTCAAAGCGATCAATAGCAAACGCGTCCAGCGGTAA